A region of Vitis riparia cultivar Riparia Gloire de Montpellier isolate 1030 chromosome 12, EGFV_Vit.rip_1.0, whole genome shotgun sequence DNA encodes the following proteins:
- the LOC117927145 gene encoding 3-ketoacyl-CoA synthase 7, with amino-acid sequence MVTGLFRCISLTNSFIITEATKSLTPLHLLAALALILVVFLLYSRFSSVYLIDFSCYRAPNHLRTPTSHVIEHLELYGNFSGENVNFQAKLSERSGIGGEAFIPVGGHEIPPDASLKRAREEIEMVLFTVVKDLLSKHKINSKQIDILISNCSLVCPTPSITAMIINKFGFRSNVKSISLSGMGCSAGILSISLAKDLLKVHKNSLALVLSMEAVTPNGYMGKNKSMLVANTLFRAGGVAILLSNRKQDKKIAKYKLQHLVRTHMGSDDLSYQSVFQETDEDGFVGVSLSRALLRIAGNALRTNISEIGPLVLPYSEQIRYGWSLFCQKVWAPARWKEIHTPNFKKAFEHFCIHAGGRAVIDAVENNLRLCNEDGEASRMTLYRFGNTSSSSVWYELCYLEAKGRIKKGDRVWQIAFGSGFKCNSVVWKCISEVDPKVENAWSDRIHLYPVEVPHVIDH; translated from the coding sequence ATGGTCACAGGCTTGTTTAGATGTATCTCTCTTACAAACTCATTCATCATCACAGAAGCCACAAAGTCCCTCACCCCTCTCCATCTCTTAGCAGCTTTAGCTttaattctggtagttttcttGCTTTATTCTAGATTCAGTAGTGTCTACCTTATTGACTTCTCCTGTTATCGGGCCCCCAATCACTTGCGAACCCCAACCTCCCACGTGATTGAACACTTGGAATTATATGGCAATTTCAGTGGAGAGAACGTCAATTTCCAAGCAAAGTTAAGTGAGAGATCAGGCATTGGAGGTGAAGCTTTCATTCCAGTAGGAGGACATGAAATACCACCTGATGCTTCTTTGAAGCGAGCTCGAGAAGAAATTGAAATGGTTCTCTTCACTGTTGTGAAAGATCTTCTATCCAAACACAAAATAAACTCCAAACAAATCGACATTCTTATATCAAATTGTAGCCTCGTCTGCCCGACACCATCCATTACAGCCATGATCATAAACAAGTTCGGATTCCGAAGCAACGTGAAAAGCATCAGCCTCAGTGGAATGGGTTGCAGTGCCGGAATTTTGTCCATAAGTTTGGCTAAAGATCTTCTAAAAGTTCATAAGAACTCCTTAGCTCTAGTTCTTAGCATGGAAGCCGTTACTCCCAACGGCTATATGGGTAAGAACAAGTCCATGCTTGTAGCCAACACTCTATTTCGGGCAGGGGGAGTTGCCATCCTATTATCCAATAGGAAGCAAGACAAGAAGATCGCAAAATACAAGCTTCAACACCTTGTCCGAACCCACATGGGATCTGATGACCTATCATACCAGTCTGTCTTCCAAGAAACTGATGAAGATGGGTTTGTTGGGGTCTCACTATCAAGGGCACTTTTACGTATAGCAGGCAATGCCTTAAGGACCAACATATCTGAGATAGGTCCACTTGTCTTGCCATACTCTGAGCAGATCCGATATGGGTGGTCATTGTTTTGCCAGAAGGTTTGGGCTCCCGCAAGATGGAAGGAAATTCATACACCAAATTTCAAGAAGGCTTTTGAGCATTTCTGTATACATGCTGGTGGAAGGGCTGTCATTGATGCTGTGGAGAATAATCTCAGGCTGTGCAATGAAGATGGAGAAGCTTCAAGGATGACATTGTATAGATTTGGTAACACTTCATCTTCCTCTGTCTGGTATGAGCTCTGCTATCTGGAGGCAAAAGGAAGAATTAAGAAAGGAGATCGGGTTTGGCAAATTGCATTTGGGAGTGGCTTCAAGTGTAACAGTGTGGTTTGGAAATGCATTTCAGAAGTAGATCCAAAGGTAGAAAATGCATGGTCTGATAGAATCCATTTATATCCTGTGGAAGTCCCCCATGTGATTGACCATTGA